The following coding sequences lie in one Arachis hypogaea cultivar Tifrunner chromosome 9, arahy.Tifrunner.gnm2.J5K5, whole genome shotgun sequence genomic window:
- the LOC112709954 gene encoding probable flavonol synthase 4: MPEAVVDFRAPPPSPVASGRRSSVTNDEVLTEFLESSLRVPDLVLPDKFFPKQKLLETPPKVDFVSLCFHRDEAECDAVLDAMAKIGCFQLMNHGIPRELVVSAAEAAAGVFGVPPVKREALMRSPEKPWGYEEYHGGEEEEEEGSEMCEEFVWCREDELKLNMEGISPIGYPNFSKKMEKLMLRIETVAEKILPVILEKIPRKIEVDDMDLVHHGHDVGTVCCIYKHCRDNREDQWPNSLKYDVIRMLIRGTDYSHSLGFHVCDGSTEFHVYSKKSWLSFCPEEGAIIITGGDETQRMSDGHYKHVIGRPIFRGKNEDSISMAFLYHPTNAKNDIQTNSGRTISLAQQAILAIILTLMYHVLISVTKFLN, encoded by the exons ATGCCGGAAGCCGTCGTCGATTTCCGCGCTCCGCCGCCGTCTCCGGTTGCCTCAGGACGGCGATCGTCGGTAACTAATGACGAAGTTTTAACGGAGTTTCTAGAATCCTCGCTCCGCGTCCCTGATCTCGTGTTGCCCGATAAGTTCTTCCCGAAACAGAAGCTTCTAGAAACTCCGCCAAAGGTCGACTTCGTTTCTCTTTGTTTTCACCGTGACGAGGCGGAATGCGATGCCGTTTTGGACGCCATGGCGAAAATCGGGTGCTTCCAGCTCATGAACCACGGGATTCCGAGGGAGCTCGTGGTGTCTGCTGCGGAGGCCGCCGCCGGAGTGTTCGGTGTGCCGCCCGTGAAGAGAGAGGCTTTGATGAGGTCACCGGAGAAGCCTTGGGGTTATGAAGAGTATCATggcggagaagaagaagaagaagaagggagtgaGATGTGTGAAGAGTTCGTGTGGTGCAGAGAAGACGAGTTGAAGTTGAATATGGAGGGAATTTCGCCTATTGGATATCCAAATTTCAG CAAGAAAATGGAAAAACTCATGCTACGCATCGAGACTGTGGCCGAGAAAATTTTACCGGTGATACTGGAAAAGATTCCAAGAAAAATTGAAGTTGATGATATGGATTTGGTTCATCATGGGCATGATGTTGGAACAGTATGTTGTATATATAAGCATTGCAGAGATAATAGAGAAGATCAATGGCCTAACTCCTTAAAATATGATGTGATTAGAATGCTGATTAGGGGAACGGATTACTCACACTCATTGGGTTTTCATGTATGCGATGGATCTACAGAGTTCCATGTTTACTCTAAGAAAAGTTGGCTCTCTTTCTGTCCAGAAGAAGGTGCGATTATAATCACCGGTGGTGATGAAACTCAG AGAATGAGTGATGGGCATTACAAGCACGTTATTGGGAGGCCAATATTTAGAGGCAAGAATGAAGACAGCATTTCAATGGCCTTCCTCTATCATCCTACCAATGCCAAAAACGATATTCAAACCAATAGTGGAAGAACTATTTCACTTGCCCAGCAAGCCATTTTGGCTATAATTTTGACCCTTATGTATCACGTCCTGATTTCTGTAACCAAATTTTTGAACTAG